ATCGTCACTAAATGAACAAATTGTGCTTTTTCATCTTTTTTCAATAAACTCAGTACTTCTTTGTACGCTGATTCATCAGATATATAGGGATTTTTTTGGATTGTTTCCGTATTTTTCATTGTCTCTTCGCTGATAAACTGATCGAATCCCATTTTATTATAGACATCTTTACGTTTATACATCGATGTGTTGTAGGGATGAATCGCCGTTGTTTGATAGTCTTGATTTTTCAATAACGAAACGATCGACGGGATTTCTGTCATTTTAGGAACCAGCATGGTGTAAGGTGTTGTTAATTGAGGGTTGAATAACTCCATAGAAAAACTAGTCAGGGCTTCAAACTCGATATTCGCTGTTCCTCCACCATAATTTTGAGATAACATTTGACCGCTATATGTTGTTTTAGCAACATCATAGTACTCTTTTAAAGGATCTTTATTCGCTGTCACACCGTTCAGGTTTTGCGGATTTGAAAAACTTTCACTCATTACATAAATAATATTCGGTTGTTCATCTGCTGATAAATCGCTTGTTTTTTGTGCTGTTTTTGTGTATTTTTTGGTAATTTCTTCAATTGTTTTTTTAGAGTAATTTTCAGGTTCGTCCATGGCTTCAACCTTTAAGTTATACAAAAAACCACCCATGAATCCTGTATTATAGTAATTCATTTGTTGACTATAAGGAATCCAATGCGCGGTTTTATTATAGGCTTTTCTTAATAGATTATTGGGGTTATTAAAATTACCCACATATAGCAATAAACCGATTGTCATTATTAGACTTGAGAAGCGTACTATTTGCTTTTTTTTCGATAATAATCGACTTTTATAAATCGCTTTTCCAAAAAAGAATAACCCTGTCATCCCAAGTAACAAGATAAAAATAAATGGAACAGTTCCTATCATTTCTCTTAATAACCCCAATTCAGTGATCATTTTCAAATCATCAGGATAAATCGGTTCTGTGCGGTAGAGCAATTTTTGATAATCAGCAAATCCTAAAATACCGATTGTGATTGCATACAAAACACTGCCGATCATAAATGAACCTGCTAAACTACATAAAAATAGTAAAAATATCAATAAAACAAAACAACCTAAAATAAATTTTTCTGTATGCCACGAAAAGGCAAACTTGAATACTAAGTCTATAGATAATTCATTTTGGCACCATTGCAAGTATAAATTACTAAACCAAACAAGCAGTAATAAGCTGATTAAGGTGAATGAATAATCAATTACTTTTTTTTTGTTTATTTGTAAATATTTATCCACAACATTCTCCTTTTTTTCTCTTTTTTTAGATACGTCCTCTAATATTTTATGCTTAGACGAAAAAAAAGTAAAGTTTCCTTTGTGAGGAACTTTACTTTAAATATAGAACAACGTCTTTAATACAGAAGCAAGCTACTTTTACTAGTAAATTTCTCTCATTTTCATATAAAACATAAATAGAATCATTTTTAAAATAAAAAAGCCCTTCCCTTCTATAACTAAAAAGGAAGAACTTCATTCTTTACTCTTAAAAAGAATACACTCACCCAACACTACCAGAAGCCATCACTCGATGTCTTTGTTCCCGTTTATATTGCTGAATGATTTTTAATGCTCGTTTTCTTGTTTTTCTATTCTTGCACTTCAATCGTCTCCGTGCACTTGAAAGATCTTGTTTCTCCATCCAATCACCTCTTTGCGTCTAGTTGTCGGTTACTTGTGAATGACTACCAACTTGCTTTATGAACACCTGGAATGTGTCCTTGATGGGCTAATGTCCTAAAATTAATCCGTGACATGCCGAACTTACGCATGTAAGCTCTTGGTCGTCCATCAATCAAATCTCGGTTTTTCAAGCGATTTGGATTGGAATCTTTTGGTAATTTTGCTAATGCTTCGTAGTCTTTGTTCTCTTTTAGTTTGATGCGTTGTTCAGCGTACTGCTTAATCAGCTCTCGTTGATGTTTTGCTTTGGCAATTTTTGATTTTTTAGCCATATTTTCTTTCACCCCTTGCAAATCGTAATCATTACTTTTTAAGAGTGATAAGAGTAACATCAAATTGTATAAAATGCAAGTACTCTTTTTATATTTCATAGAGGGAAAATAGTAGTAGCATCCAAACTCTATTACACACTTTAGTTAATCCCCCCATATTGGATCAATATAATCGAGAAAAAGAAAGCCAAAAAACTGAGAATAAAACATTGTATGTATGGATAAAAAAAGAATCAAATAAACTTTGTTTGGAAATAAAAAGTTCAACTTCCTTAATAAATACACTTGAAAACTCACATAATCAGACCGTTCATTAAAAAAAATATTATAAACAAAATGGACTTGCTGGTGGAATGAACGTTGTCCATCCATATGAAGATGTTGATCTTTTCTTCCAGTCTAACAATGATGATTTTTAAATAGTATTTACGTCACGACTAAATAAATCACTTTAATGTTATTAGAATTGTATTGATTTTTGATATCCACTGAAAATGAACTCTGCTTAGTTTAGTTCTGTTTTTACATACCTAAAACTCAGTAAAATGAATGCCTACTTATGTTCTACCTTCGATTGGTTCGTTTTCAAAAAGAATCGGGCAAAATTCTTCAAAGTAAAATTCCTTATTTAACATAAACAGTGAGTAGAACATAACTCTTTGAGTCATATCCCACCCACATCTACTCTAAATAATTTTTGAAATAAAGGCTTTTTATCCTATTTAAACAAGTAACGCATATAAGGATGGATTATCACTAAGATCAATATAATGTGGATCAAACATAGTCATTTTTTCTAGTAAATGGGGTAGCTCCTCCTTATCTTTCAGTAGAATACCCAAAACAACAGGTCCAGTGCCTCGATTCACCTTTTTGGTATACTCGAACCGAGTAATATCATCATCAGGTCCTAAGATATCTGTCACAAACTCTCTTAATGCACCTGGGCGTTGTGGAAAATTGATGACAAAATAATGTTTAAGACCTTCAAAAATCAATGAACGTTCTTCAATCTCTTCCATACGGTTTATATCATTGTTTCCGCCACTAATGATACACACAACATTTTTCCCTTTAATTTCTTCTTGCATTAATTCTAAAGCTGAAACGCTTAATGCTCCAGCAGGTTCTACAACAATCGCTTGCTTAGTATATAATTCTAAAATCGTCGTACATACTTGCCCTTCATCCACTGCTAAAAGATTATCAACATATTCATAGGCATGTTCATAGGTTAAATTACCAACTTGTTTCACTGCAGCTCCATCCACAAATTTTTCAACGTTAGCTAACATCACTGGTTTCCCTTGGTCAAAAGCCGCACGCATTGATTGTGCACCTTGTGGTTCTACACCAATGACAGCCGTTGTAGGACTGATACTTTTAGTATAGGTGGAAACGCCACTGACTAACCCTCCACCGCCAATTGCTGCTAACAAGTAATCTACTTGAACTTCAGATTCATTCGCCTCTTGGAAAACTTCTACTGCTACTGTTCCTTGTCCAGCCATAATATTTATATCATCAAAAGGATCAATAAATGCTTGGTTATTAGCTTTTGCATATTCTTTAGCAGCTTTAGCAGATGCATCAAAAGTGTCACCAATTAATTTTACGGTTACTTCATCTCCGCCAAAAAATTTTACTTGAGAAATTTTTTGTTGCGGAGTGGTCGTTGGCATAAAAATTGTAGCCGCAACATTCATCTCGTGGCAAGTAAAAGCAACTCCTTGAGCGTGATTCCCTGCACTAGCGCAAACAACACCATTTTTTAGCACATCATGAGGAGTCTGCTTAATTGCATAATACGCCCCTCTTAATTTGAATGAACGAACTTTCTGTAGGTCTTCTCTTTTTAAATAAACATTGCATTGGTATTTTTGTGATAGATACATATCATACTGTAACGGTGTTTTCGTTACTACGTCTTTGAGTGTGTCATATGCTTCTTCAACTTTTTCTTTCGTTAATTTTAACAAATTCTCCCCACCTTTATTATGTAAATAACAAAAGGCTGAGATAGAAGCATGTCGCCTATTTTCTCAGCCTCTTGTTCATTATCTATTTTAGTCTTCTCTTGAAACGAAAGGCATCATTTTACGTAATTCTGCTCCAACTTTTTCAATTGGATGACCAGCATTATCTTTACGCATTTGATTGAATTCTTTAAAGCCGTTTTTGTTATCATCGATAAAGCCTTTCGCAAATTTACCGTTTTGGATATCTGTTAAAACGTCTTTCATATTCGCTTTTGCTTCAGCTGTTACAACTCGAGGACCTGAAACATAATCGCCGTATTCCGCAGTATTTGAGATTGAATTACGCATCTTCTCAAATCCTCCTTCATAAATAAGGTCAACGATCAATTTCAACTCGTGACATACCTCAAAATAAGCTAATTCTGGTTGGTAGCCGGCTTCTGTTAGTGTTTCAAAACCCGCTTCGATCAAGCTTGTCAAGCCTCCACATAATACCGCTTGCTCACCGAACAAATCTGTTTCCGTTTCTTCTTTAAAGGTTGTTTCTAACACACCAACTCGTGTAGCACCAATACCTTTTGCATAAGATAACGCAACATCACTCGCTTTACCAGTTGCATCTTGATAAACCGCAAATAATGCTGGTACGGCAAAGCCTTCTGTAAACGTGCGACGAACCAAGTGTCCTGGTCCTTTAGGAGCAACTAAGAAAACATCCACATCTTTTGGTGGTTCGATTACATCAAAATGAATATTAAAGCCATGTCCAAATGCTAAAGCATTCCCTGCTTCTAAGTTTGGTGCAATCTCTTTGTCATAAAGATCTCCTTGAATTTCATCTGGAGCTAAAATCATGACTACGTCTGCTTTTTTAGATGCTTCTTCAACAGATAATACATCAAATCCATCGTTACGGGCAGCTTCGGCTGATTTTCCTTCACGAATCCCGATAATTACTTGATTGCCATTGTCTCGTAAGTTTTGCGCATGAGCATGACCTTGTGAGCCGTAGCCGATAATTGCGATTGTTTTTCCTTCTAGTTGATTGTTTTCTACTGAGTTATCATAATATACTTTTGCCATTGTAAACCCTCCAAATTTTTTATGCTTATAAGCGTATGCTTTAAAACCTATTTTTAGTTGTTGCCTCTGGTAAATCCAGTAACACCTGTTCGCGCTAGTTGTTTGATTCCGTATGGTGCCACAACGTCTACGAACGCACTGATTTTTTCACTAGTTCCCGTGACTTGGATAACAACTGAGCGTGTGCCTACATCGATCACATTTGCTCTAAATGGATCAATCACTGAAAACAACTCTGCTCGAACAGCAGCAGGTGCATTGACTTTGACTAACGCTAATTCTCGTTCTAGGTGTGGTTCATCCGTAATATCGGATACTTTGATTACATCAATTTGCTTATTTAATTGTTTCGTTACTTGTTCACTTTCATTTAAATCTGCTACTTGAACAACGATAGTAATTCGTGAAACATTCTCTAATTCTGTCGGTCCCACAGAGATGCTGTCGATATTAACCTGTCTCCGTGTTAAAACGCCACTAAATCGATTTAAAACCCCTGAATTATTATTGACCGTTGCTGTAATGATTCGTCTCATTTTAGTCCACCCCCAACATCTGATAGTTGGCTTTGCCCGCTGGAACCATTGGCAATACGTGTTCCGTTGGTGAAACCATGACTTCAATCAACAAAGGTCCTGTTTCTTTAAAAGCTTCTGTTAATTCAGCTTCCACAGTAGCAGGATCATCTATCCTGATGCCTTTAATATAATAAGCTTCTGCCATTTTTACAAAATCTGGCTGAGAGGTAAACACTGATTCTGAACGACGGCCGCTAAAGAAGCTTTCCTGCCATTGGC
The DNA window shown above is from Enterococcus sp. 4G2_DIV0659 and carries:
- a CDS encoding LTA synthase family protein; translation: MDKYLQINKKKVIDYSFTLISLLLLVWFSNLYLQWCQNELSIDLVFKFAFSWHTEKFILGCFVLLIFLLFLCSLAGSFMIGSVLYAITIGILGFADYQKLLYRTEPIYPDDLKMITELGLLREMIGTVPFIFILLLGMTGLFFFGKAIYKSRLLSKKKQIVRFSSLIMTIGLLLYVGNFNNPNNLLRKAYNKTAHWIPYSQQMNYYNTGFMGGFLYNLKVEAMDEPENYSKKTIEEITKKYTKTAQKTSDLSADEQPNIIYVMSESFSNPQNLNGVTANKDPLKEYYDVAKTTYSGQMLSQNYGGGTANIEFEALTSFSMELFNPQLTTPYTMLVPKMTEIPSIVSLLKNQDYQTTAIHPYNTSMYKRKDVYNKMGFDQFISEETMKNTETIQKNPYISDESAYKEVLSLLKKDEKAQFVHLVTMQTHMPYSDKYSNVNYSSKSQGNKQAIDSYMQDVAYSSEAFKQFTTALKDVKRRTLVVFWGDHLPSIYSDEIKAQNDEVKMHQTEFLMYDNRGKLSKKATQDAIVSPFYFSSTLFDQSGLKMTGFYELLSKLEKQVPAFEKGFYYKDKKWTKTLSLNKEQEQLYEEYRLIQYDIVSGENYSLKTDFFK
- a CDS encoding putative metal homeostasis protein — encoded protein: MEKQDLSSARRRLKCKNRKTRKRALKIIQQYKREQRHRVMASGSVG
- the rpsN gene encoding 30S ribosomal protein S14; the encoded protein is MAKKSKIAKAKHQRELIKQYAEQRIKLKENKDYEALAKLPKDSNPNRLKNRDLIDGRPRAYMRKFGMSRINFRTLAHQGHIPGVHKASW
- the ilvA gene encoding threonine ammonia-lyase IlvA, with product MLKLTKEKVEEAYDTLKDVVTKTPLQYDMYLSQKYQCNVYLKREDLQKVRSFKLRGAYYAIKQTPHDVLKNGVVCASAGNHAQGVAFTCHEMNVAATIFMPTTTPQQKISQVKFFGGDEVTVKLIGDTFDASAKAAKEYAKANNQAFIDPFDDINIMAGQGTVAVEVFQEANESEVQVDYLLAAIGGGGLVSGVSTYTKSISPTTAVIGVEPQGAQSMRAAFDQGKPVMLANVEKFVDGAAVKQVGNLTYEHAYEYVDNLLAVDEGQVCTTILELYTKQAIVVEPAGALSVSALELMQEEIKGKNVVCIISGGNNDINRMEEIEERSLIFEGLKHYFVINFPQRPGALREFVTDILGPDDDITRFEYTKKVNRGTGPVVLGILLKDKEELPHLLEKMTMFDPHYIDLSDNPSLYALLV
- the ilvC gene encoding ketol-acid reductoisomerase; the protein is MAKVYYDNSVENNQLEGKTIAIIGYGSQGHAHAQNLRDNGNQVIIGIREGKSAEAARNDGFDVLSVEEASKKADVVMILAPDEIQGDLYDKEIAPNLEAGNALAFGHGFNIHFDVIEPPKDVDVFLVAPKGPGHLVRRTFTEGFAVPALFAVYQDATGKASDVALSYAKGIGATRVGVLETTFKEETETDLFGEQAVLCGGLTSLIEAGFETLTEAGYQPELAYFEVCHELKLIVDLIYEGGFEKMRNSISNTAEYGDYVSGPRVVTAEAKANMKDVLTDIQNGKFAKGFIDDNKNGFKEFNQMRKDNAGHPIEKVGAELRKMMPFVSRED
- the ilvN gene encoding acetolactate synthase small subunit, with the protein product MRRIITATVNNNSGVLNRFSGVLTRRQVNIDSISVGPTELENVSRITIVVQVADLNESEQVTKQLNKQIDVIKVSDITDEPHLERELALVKVNAPAAVRAELFSVIDPFRANVIDVGTRSVVIQVTGTSEKISAFVDVVAPYGIKQLARTGVTGFTRGNN